A stretch of DNA from Drosophila virilis strain 15010-1051.87 chromosome 5, Dvir_AGI_RSII-ME, whole genome shotgun sequence:
TTGGCCATGCCCACCAAGGGCATACTGCAGCAAAGAGATTCGCTAACCTCATCGGTGGACACGTATACGCCACGTGTGCAGCGTCGTGGTTCCATGAATATGGGCTACTCTCCGTTTGGCCAGCGAATCAAGAGTCTGGAGGCGTTGCCCTTGATAACGGATCCATATCGCAGCGCTATACCCCGACTACATAGATCTTCCATGGAACTGGACAAAGAACCTTCGATTATACCACCGGGTACACTGCCGCGTCCTTTGAAGCCAAACCCGAATCCAACACGCAAGCAGCGTGGACTGCTTGGAGTCATAAACAGGGCAGACGACTTCCCTCGCAACCCACCCAGCTCGAACTGGTTAAGTTTGGATGACCTGACGATTGGTACGCATCTTGCGAAGTCTGCGTTTGATCCAATGCGCATCCAGGCGAGACGACGTTCGAGTTCCACATCGCCCGAGCGGCGCAGCTCCACGCAAACCGCTTCCGATCGTCGCAGCTCCAATCTGAGCAGTATTACCACCTCCGACTTCAGTTTTCGTCGACCATCGGCGCTATCCACACTGCCAACCACTACACAACGTCGCAGTTCCGTTTATCAACCGCCGCGCAAGGAGCGGAGCCCAAGGCGTCCGCCCTTTGCCAGCAAGGATACAAAGCGTGCCAAGATTGCCAAGCCAAGCACTCTATCGCCCATTATAGGTACGCCAAACAAGGATAGCGGCAAGGATAGTCCACTGCATGGGGATGCCTATGAGGCTGCTCACCGCGATACACCTTCTGAGTTGTCGATGCGTCGCGATTCCATATCACGCATACCAGTGCGCAGTCGCCAGGATTCCTATCCAAACAGTCGCTCCAATTCACCACTTAAGGACTTTGCCAATTTGTCCAGCTTGTCCGGCCGTAACTCCCAGGCGAGCAACAGTCGTTCACCCTCACAGGCCACGATCCGCAGTAGCATTGACAACCAGGGTGCGCTGCTTGCCGACAGCAGATTGACGCCCACTCGCTTCAATGTCAGTCGTCCAGTTTCCCGAGGACCACCTTCCAGGCCCTCCTCACGCATAGCCCAAGCTAAGGATACATCTCAGGCTAACTCTCGGGCCAACTCGCGGGCCAACTCTCGGGCTAACTCACGGGCAGATTCCCAGGCCAACTCTCGGGCTAACTCTCGCGCAGATTCTCAGGCTAACTCGCGGGCTAACTCTAGACTGAGCGTGCGTTCATCCCTACGTGCAACAAGCATTTCACCGGCGACTTCAGTCCGCAACGATCGTCAAGCGGATACTGCTCCTAATCGCAGAAAATCCATTTCCACGAGTCCTAAACGCCAAACAATAAAGAGTATGGCTGCGCGCCGCATGTCACTGAGTCCAGCGGCCAAGCAGGCAAAACCTTCGCCAAGACGTGATGGCAATAAGACGCCCTTGAGTAGTCAACGCAGAAGCTCACGCTCCCGCATACCAACCAGCACGAGCATTAGTCGGAATGCGTCCAAGTCCAGTTCGCCATCCAAGAAACAGGCAGACAAACCCTCTGATAAATCAGGAACGTCAAAGGGCAAAAAGCCAGTACAAGTACTGTCCAAAAGCAGCCCCAAGGCAAAGACAAACAAAGCTGAAAGTGCCAAAAAGAAGACCTCGTCAATAAGTAAGCCGGAGCTGAGTGTCAAGCGCAGCGGCGGTAAAGTCCTGGCGAAAGCCACACCCAAAAACCAAGCAACCAAGCCAAAAACTCCAACTGCAAGGCCGCAGAAACAGGAACCAGGACAAAATGGCGGTAAGGCAGAGAAACTTGCGACCAAAACTAATGGAGCTAGCGGCTTACCCAAGCCCCTAGCCCGCACTGGATCCCAGCAGAACAATAAGAAACCTAACGAAAGTCCACCCACGAAATCGAAGCAAAAAGAGTCACCGGAAAAGGTggaggctgctgctgctgctgctgctaaggATGTCCCGGGGGACAGCATGAAGCCGCTAGCAATGCATGTGGGCAACGCAGTAAATGCGGCGGCAGACGCACTGCCCGCTGTCCGCAGCGAGGTGAATGCGACTCCAGCCAAAAGCGGCGCCGTCAAGCGACAAGGCTCAAACATGTCCACGCTGATCCGCATGAGCTCGCGACTCAGCATGATAAGCAACAAGAAGCGAGTCGATTCTGCGCAGAATCGCAAAGTGGCAACGGTGCCGGAGCAGACTCCGGAAGTCGAGGGTATGTCCATTTTACTAAGCCCTAAGAGCAGATGCCTTGGCTGTCTGTTGTTTCCTCTTGTAACAGttcaactctctctctctctctgcattTTATACACAGGATCTAACAGCCAGGCGGATCCACTGGCCGGCAGTGATAGCTTGGGTCCGACTGCAACAAGTTCGGAGGCTTTGGAGGCCACACAGAAGTCCAACGCAGCGGCCACCACCGAGGCACACAAAACAGTTAATGAACATttaattgaccataaaacgcACGAAAACGAATCAGGACTTGCCCCAGTTACTGGTGCCTCGCCCACCCCAAGTGGAGTCACAATGCTGGCCAAGCCCCACGACGCCGCCCCGCGCCTGGACACGGCCGATGGCAGCAATGCCCAGCGCAGCTCCCCCGCCGAGACACAAAAGTCCCCCCTGCCACCGACGCAGCCCATTGAAGCGTCTATATCCGTGCTGAATCCAGTCGATGCGGACGCGGCCAGCGCTCAGATCAGTGCACATGGCGTATCGGCCAAGCCAGAGGCCGACTGTGATATAGCCAACATGCAGGAGGAACGCGCTGTCAACCTTGAACACGCAACATCTGCGCCCGGTCTCGGCGACGATTTCCCAGTGGATGACAAAAGACTTTCGCCCGACGGACAGGGTGGCTCGACGGCAGGCAGCGGGGGAATTGCCAAGTAAGTAGACTGACCCATTACCGATTAACCCAAAGCGTTACACAGCAATTTGTCAATGTATGTAGAGCTGATTGAAGGACTGATCTCCTAAACTACTTCTCGACAGACTAACTGCTAGTTGGACTGATTTACTAATCATTAGCTCGCAAAGCTTTAGAGGAAGATAGCTAAATTTGTATATCAATTGTTTAAGTAAAGGGTTAAGGTTTCATTTGATTCGCTTCAAAATAATCACTGGATAAATGTTTTACATGTTTAGGAAAATAAATGCCTCCAAGCTAGAAGGTTTTGTTTGTAAAAGTTGTATCATGATCCAATGGAAGTCAAATTATTTTACCCGAGGtccaataaaaaacaatttgatggCAACTGCTTAGTATAATATCTTAACCGATTACGAAAAATCTACTTGTCTacgattaaaatttaattttcccaCGGTCGGGAAATGTGAATAAAAACGCTTGGCCCTGCTAGTTGGACGCGTCCTCTAGGGTGCaacaatttgtataccctgagcccatttaaaatgggtatattgtattcgtgcaaaatccaaatgtatataacaggcagaaggaagcatctccgaccccataaagtatatatatattcttgatcagcaccaatagccgagtcgatctagtcatgtccgtccgtccgtctgtccgtatgtatgaacggaaggatctcagaacctataagagctagagacttagatgtaggtgctcccagtgcctgcgcagatcgagtttgtttccgataatcgataacttactccgtttccaagcaatcgataaaaatatcgatatcgatatcttgttttttgggcaattttggtaaataataaaagctagagtcaccaaacttgacatatagcttctaaaatagaatatatatatgcatatgaaggaagaagagggtttagagtattccctagtcgggagcttccgactggaacctcttacttgttactATATAGTAAATAGAAAAACGAGCCGCAATTTGCCatagttttttctttatttgtgAAGTCTACTAACTTTTTGCCACGTCCTTAAAGTCTCCAAGTAAAAACAATTGCCAGCCATACACCCCCTGGCCAGGAAATTTACATAGCCGGAAACTCGCCGAACAAGAACCGTGCGGGCAAAACTTTAGACCACCAAACCACGTAGCtccacacacaacatttatatgtatataggagtatgagtatatttatatacatatatatatataaaggggCTAGGGGCCGCCAAGCCACTCATAAATGCGTCAATAAATTTACGAGCTAGTTGAGGGTTTGGGGCCCGGGCGACCATACGAAACGCCTTTAAGGATATCCGTTCGCTGGCTTGTCGTCCCCAACGTTGGTCGTGAGCGGCGGCGTCCTtcaatgcatatacatacaggCCTACATACGTGCGGGTATATGGTATTGCAGGTCCACCTGGCGAAAGGTGTGCACACACTAGCTACATAACAATCCGCCAGCTTAGTTAGTTTTCGTGGCATGTCCAAAGTTTCATGCCGCAATAACAAATCAGTTACAGCCGGACAATCGCACCAAGCGCAGCACAAAACTTACGCCCAAAAATATTCAAACGCAAACGAGTGATTCGTAACGTTTAagtatattcaaaatgttgACTAAGAAGAAAAAGAACTCGGTCATCTTTCACATAGATCTACCGCAGAATTCGTTGATTGATGCGGATAAATATCTATTTAGgtaaaccacaaaaaaaaaaaaaaaccaaacaaaatatcatgTTAGTTATTTGGGTGTAAACCAAAAACGTGCTAAATCAAActgtgttttatatatatctatataactGATTGATCCGTTTGGATGAAAAGGGCTCCTCTAGCAAAGTTTGTTTATTTCCCTTATATACTACATTTACGCCAGATTAATTAAGTAGTTAATGCGTCAAAAGTTGGGGGAAAGTACAAAACTTGTGATTTCTTTCACTGGCGTCAAGTTCTCGACCTCCAAAATAAGTTTGGTCGTTGGCTCGTGCGGTCGTTGGAATCTTATTTATTGGCGTGTAGGTTTTCTCTCTGTGGCACGTGGTCGACTGCAAAATTGTGTAAGTTTGGActaatttatgttaaattaaaCTGGCCGAGTTGGCCTTGAACTTAAAGTGGGTTTAATAACCCAGGCAATGCGTGTGTGCGTAACAGTATAACAATCGGTTCCATGAATGAAgtatttattatatgtatatgctctAGGGCCAACTTTTGACCTATTAGCTgaaatatgtgcatacatatgctaATCCAAGTGCTCTCGTGCAGTTCATCTTTATCGTATTGAATGCAAAAGTCATTAAATATgctaaaatgcaaatgatGGGCGAATGCATCGCAGCCGCAGGGCACGAAATCGATTTGCATAATAAATGTGGCCCATGCAAATTGTGTGCAAATTATTTCCATGATATTACAAAAAGGACAAGGTCTACGGTTATGACCCACAATGATTATACTCCGGCAATTTCCGATAGACAGCGAATATCTATTATAGATCAAGGTTCGGTTCAAATTCCCTTTCGCAGTTGCCCATTTTGTTCTTAAGCCTTGCCAAGCAGCTGTCTAAGATGGCTTTTCTAAGCCGTCTTCTTTTGATTATCTTGTAGAACCAGCAGTCAGGAGTTCCTCAAGGACGATGTGGGCAAAGgtggctgctgccgctgctgcaccACGCTCTGCATGCGATTCCGTCGCTCCCGCTGCATGCGCTGCTGCGGTGTGCGAAAGGAGCGTCTGCATGACGCCACTGAAGAGCAGCAGCCTGTACTCTCGAGTGCCCGGAGCAGCGCCTCGACCACAACCACACAGCTGGAGATAATTGATGAGTCCAAAAACGCTAAGAAGTCGCGCTGTTGGCCAACATCCAATTGCTGCAAGAGCTGCCgcaaaaagccaaaaccaACTGCGAGTCCTGAACACAAAGCGACCAAAATGAGCGTGGAGCCAATGCATCAATCCACTTCCATGCgaccaaagcagcagcagcagcagcagcagagcaagTGCGGCCTGTGCCTGAGAAAGATTTTCTGCTGTCGCTCCGTTAACAAAGTCGATCCCGTAACGGGCGACGAGACGGAGCTAAGGAAATGCTGCTTTTGCATACCCTGCCGGCGGCAAAGAGCGGCCGCCACAGAGCCCAAAGTGGCCTGGCGCGATCAGGATCCGGAGCTGGGCATAGCTGCCACAGATGCGGCTGTACTGGAGGGCACATCAGTGGCGCCATCGACAGCGACTGTGGCCGAGGACGTGACCAAGATGTAAGTCGAAGCGAGTATATGCGTAgcatatatttagatatatcaTTTGTGCGATTTCAGGAGCTGCTGCAGGCGTTTTTGGCTGATGCTGCTCTGCTGCCGCAAGAAACCGCGACGCGGCTCCGATGCACGCCGACAGAGTATTAAAGCGCCACCAGCCAGTGAAGTAAGtcctgattgattgactgactgactgatgatCGGCGCGCAGCCTAAACCGTAAGAGCTTCAAAGCTTTACTTATTACAGTAGCCTTTTATGACTTAAGACTAAGACAGCGTTTCTGGAAATTTCACTTAAAAGGGTGGAATACCTATGAAAAACAGTTGCATGAAGTTTTTCGTGTTTCCCCCGCCCCAATTCGAttcaaagttatttttattagaaaCGAGTTTTCAAATCGTTTTCAAATCCAGTCCAAATAGTCGGGAAATGGAAGAGAAACTTTtgtataacaattttttgaaTTTCATCCAATTGATTTTACCTAGAGATCTTTTTAAATCGATCAACCAATCGACTCACCTAGGTGAAAAGCTAGCTAGCTTCTGCGCCAGGAACTAATCCTAATACtactaagtatatatatatatgtatctgacTGTTTTccatatttgtttgctttcaaACTTTAGGAAACGCGTCGCAAGCTGCATAATGATCTGGTGGAGTATACTTCCAAAATGAAGGGTGCCATACCCGTGCTGCCGCTTTACCTCGCCTGGTTTTGCGCCTTTTGCAATGTCATCTTTCCGGGCTTAGGTTAGTTTTTTTCCTATATCAAATCCTTATACCCATTTGAAAGCGGACAATTTCTGTAGGCACCCTGCTCTCTGGACTATTCTGCTTGTGTGTGGGAATTCCCCGTTTCTCGCAGTTCGACAGCGCGCGCGCCCGCATTGGATCCTttatcataaatattattgtcgCAGTCTCACAATTCTTCTGTGTGCTCTTCTGCTTTGTCGGTTGGGGCTGGTCGATCTGGTGGGGCACCATTATGCTCAAGTGTGCAAGTGAGTTCAGCTAATAGGGTTATTTGCATGTGTGGATCGCATTGACCCTGGTATTTTCAGGAAAACTGAGCAAAATCAAAAAGGTGGAGCGTCTCGAACTGGAGGAGGAACAGCGCCAGGCTGAACTGGCGGCCGCTGCGACCGTTGCGGTACGTGGCGAGACGGAGCCGGCAAAGACTTAAAGGCCTTGAAATACCAAAACCCAAATGCTGCCATTTgggtataaataaaaagtagctTCCACATACTACGTACACACACTTCCAATTAAACTTCCTAGACAAAGTGAGATGGATGTGGATAATCCTTTTGGGAATTAACAAAAATCGTCAAACTTCCAGTGAAAAGTGGCGTACGGTACAGGGgagataaacaaaattcacttccatatgtacatatatacatatatgtataaataagtatttatataaacttttCCAAATAAGTGACCTTAAACATAGTCATTTAAAAAACTTGAGCCCAACAACAAATCGGGAttaataagaaatataaaaaaaaaaataaaacattttatttactaatataaaaattgcatttttactGGATATTAAAAGGCTTTACTTAAATACCTTTCAACTGGAAGCCTGCTGGATCGCCATGTTTACAGTTAGTTGTGACCTGCTTGCCGCGCAAAAAGTACCGTTTCTACTCAATGTGGTTTCATTTGctattactattattttttcatGCAGTCTTATCTCCATTGTATGCTTTAACATATGCGCAACTAACTTTCAACTACTTATTACTGCATACACACAATTCCGCAGCGTATTTCATTCATTATTTTcaatacaaacaaattgaatttttcacTACACCAAAATAGAAGTAACGGCAGCTTTCTCTAACTGAACACTGCTTGCTGTAAACAACAGTGCCAGGGCAGCAGTAAAGTTTGCTGGCTAATGTGAGTCAGTCGTTCGATTGAACGTGTTCCGAACAATTCAATACAGCTCTGTGTGGAAAATAACTTTAGCATCGCCACGCGAATAttgtttcgtttatttttttgcatataaattatacatCTACTACTCAAAATCGCACATAAACCAATATGGCACACTTGGTGAAAATGGAAAACGGCCAAAGCCAGACCATACAAGAAATGTTGGGCTGCATTGAGCGGTAAATTGTTCACCATTAATCACCGCAGtcaaaaaatacacacaaacataaccTATATTTTTATGTGTCCAGCTACAATCCGGATCATTTAAAAATACTGGAATCTTACGTCCAGGACCAGGCCAAGAACAATACCTACGATCTGGAAGCAAATCTCGCTGTACTCAAGCTATATCAGTTCAATCCGCACATGCTCAACTTTGACATCACCTACACGATTCTGCTGAAGTGCCTGACGAACTTGCCCCACACTGATTTCGTTATGGCCAAGTGCctgttgctgccgcagcaGATGAAGGATGAGAATGTCCAGACCATTATCGATTTGGCAGACATACTGGAGCGCGCTGACTTCACTTTGTTCTGGCAACGCGCCGAAGTCAATCGTACCATGTTCCGCCATATAACCGGCTTCCATGATTCCATACGCAAATTTGTCTCGCATGTGGTGGGAACCACGTTCCAGACGATCAAGAAGGATTTGCTGAAGGAGCTGTTGGGCGGCATCGAGGACTCGACACTGGAGAACTGGATTAAACGCAATGGTTGGAAGCATCAGGGACACGATCTCGTCGTCGTCGCAACGCAGGACGATAAAATCAAGACCAAGAACATTACGGAGAAGATCGAGTTCGAGAATGTGGGTGCACTGATGGCACAATGTATCTAAGCTTAAATAAGGTTTAAATTTTATACGGTTAAGTGACGCTCTATATATGCCAATAAAATCCAGGCACACCttacaacatatatatatacaaactaaaTACAGTTTTATTTGGCGCTCACACAGAGACATCTTAACTTAATACAAATTACAATTAGTCAACTTTAAGAGTTAATACCCTAGAAAACTACATGTGCTTAGCGATGATGAAGTAGGCCTTATGATTGCTTCTTGAACTTTTTCAAAATTGGAAATATCTTGTCGAAGGCATCGTATATCTCCTGTCGCACTTTGGCGCCCGTCAGCACTACCTTACCTGAGACGAAGATGAGAAGCACAATGCGTGGTCGCACCATGCGATAGATAAGACCCGGAAATAGTTCCGGCTCATAGCTGCTGAAGTTGCAATGCGTCAGGACTAGACCCTCGAGGCGTATGGGGAATTTGACATCGCATGAGCCGACCATATTTTGTATCTTAAAGTCAAGGAATTTGGCCTGAAAGCGA
This window harbors:
- the stum gene encoding protein stum; this translates as MQQTLSYSSSPSPTLISTIAQPIRTPTDADTDTAAATPAIISVDFSYDPGRLMSPSAQSNGSYKRSSEIVSETLYMEKTSASNQPYSSLFGDPVPPPQPEDYFGTAAFETIRAGSMDMPSSEEDTLVAAVALNTLMGHRESGRRLFSNVPYSRAQTQSIPRLQPPDIQILPNSSGGSSSEQLDSPNFMLLAPQDIVNKPDVYECEYEQAAQAAQAAPENTFDELESQTEHRPISGSYASSGLDWYRPTAQHFAEFSRIPKLRPSSKMVMSMKHEEMPLSPLATMLQDSNGSSSGGEDQLLNNQGQQMRESSQAMTSTTPTMDRNLILSPKQYLQQQQQELLLHERQLLETMRAYGLDTPRTPSQPPPAESSLDITPTQEQPPSQTMSPVVIKDSVSTGGEYRVGDTRLHKKSAFTILSLRSPKTSLGHSPSATPVSPRRTRVPAARHPSLQSTTTSSNTAQPQVRPRRKSLTASRLPQLPTSAHAPGSQLANDDSPRPSVQFNMSGRYSPSKLAMPTKGILQQRDSLTSSVDTYTPRVQRRGSMNMGYSPFGQRIKSLEALPLITDPYRSAIPRLHRSSMELDKEPSIIPPGTLPRPLKPNPNPTRKQRGLLGVINRADDFPRNPPSSNWLSLDDLTIGTHLAKSAFDPMRIQARRRSSSTSPERRSSTQTASDRRSSNLSSITTSDFSFRRPSALSTLPTTTQRRSSVYQPPRKERSPRRPPFASKDTKRAKIAKPSTLSPIIGTPNKDSGKDSPLHGDAYEAAHRDTPSELSMRRDSISRIPVRSRQDSYPNSRSNSPLKDFANLSSLSGRNSQASNSRSPSQATIRSSIDNQGALLADSRLTPTRFNVSRPVSRGPPSRPSSRIAQAKDTSQANSRANSRANSRANSRADSQANSRANSRADSQANSRANSRLSVRSSLRATSISPATSVRNDRQADTAPNRRKSISTSPKRQTIKSMAARRMSLSPAAKQAKPSPRRDGNKTPLSSQRRSSRSRIPTSTSISRNASKSSSPSKKQADKPSDKSGTSKGKKPVQVLSKSSPKAKTNKAESAKKKTSSISKPELSVKRSGGKVLAKATPKNQATKPKTPTARPQKQEPGQNGGKAEKLATKTNGASGLPKPLARTGSQQNNKKPNESPPTKSKQKESPEKVEAAAAAAAKDVPGDSMKPLAMHVGNAVNAAADALPAVRSEVNATPAKSGAVKRQGSNMSTLIRMSSRLSMISNKKRVDSAQNRKVATVPEQTPEVEGSNSQADPLAGSDSLGPTATSSEALEATQKSNAAATTEAHKTVNEHLIDHKTHENESGLAPVTGASPTPSGVTMLAKPHDAAPRLDTADGSNAQRSSPAETQKSPLPPTQPIEASISVLNPVDADAASAQISAHGVSAKPEADCDIANMQEERAVNLEHATSAPGLGDDFPVDDKRLSPDGQGGSTAGSGGIAKRLSIFKMLTKKKKNSVIFHIDLPQNSLIDADKYLFRTSSQEFLKDDVGKGGCCRCCTTLCMRFRRSRCMRCCGVRKERLHDATEEQQPVLSSARSSASTTTTQLEIIDESKNAKKSRCWPTSNCCKSCRKKPKPTASPEHKATKMSVEPMHQSTSMRPKQQQQQQQSKCGLCLRKIFCCRSVNKVDPVTGDETELRKCCFCIPCRRQRAAATEPKVAWRDQDPELGIAATDAAVLEGTSVAPSTATVAEDVTKMSCCRRFWLMLLCCRKKPRRGSDARRQSIKAPPASEETRRKLHNDLVEYTSKMKGAIPVLPLYLAWFCAFCNVIFPGLGTLLSGLFCLCVGIPRFSQFDSARARIGSFIINIIVAVSQFFCVLFCFVGWGWSIWWGTIMLKCARKLSKIKKVERLELEEEQRQAELAAAATVAVRGETEPAKT
- the eIF3k gene encoding eukaryotic translation initiation factor 3 subunit K, whose product is MAHLVKMENGQSQTIQEMLGCIERYNPDHLKILESYVQDQAKNNTYDLEANLAVLKLYQFNPHMLNFDITYTILLKCLTNLPHTDFVMAKCLLLPQQMKDENVQTIIDLADILERADFTLFWQRAEVNRTMFRHITGFHDSIRKFVSHVVGTTFQTIKKDLLKELLGGIEDSTLENWIKRNGWKHQGHDLVVVATQDDKIKTKNITEKIEFENVGALMAQCI